The stretch of DNA AGAGCGAGCAGTGTCAATAAACCAACAATAACTGATATACACATCCGGTTCGTTACGTCGTGAAACTTCACAAGAAAATACCAACTAGGAATACTGATAAAATGTGCATCTCGTGCGGTAAATTAAACGTGCGTATTAGCATGAACTGCTCGCACATGGTTACAACATAATTTCCAACAATGTACAGGTAAAATATATACATCTATCATATAGGAGTAAAGTAACTGTTTTATACAATGTATGGATACATTTTAtcctttaataataatttctaaacaaaatatttcatttttgatTGCTCTaattgaaaaacatttctttctgAAAACAGAAAAGGGCTCTCTTGCTGTGGAGCGTATGAAAACTTAAGCACATATTAGCTGGTTAGTAATCACTATTGAATACTGTGGGTAAAATGTATACTAATGTATACTAACGGAGTTTAAATTCATGCAGTCATGATTTATATAACATTAAATTCATTTTAGGGTGTTTTTAAAGGTCATGACCTTACCAACCAAACGTACAGCTACAATACATTATATAGAAAACCACACAAATCAAGGCATGTATTGTAACCCAACAATACAAGGCAGCACCAGGAACGGTGGAGAGGAAAATCTCTCTTGAAGAAAAGTCCAGCAGAACTGGGCTCAGGATGAGCAGCCATCTGTCATAGCGGGGACGAAATAAAAGAACAAGCCACAAAAgtagaacaacagcagcaataaaCAAACTAACCACATAGTTATGACATGTTAATGCAATGCAGTAGTGAGTTGTTGTTgggtaaaagaaagaaaggtgaGGAAAATACAGGAGTTTAGTGTATCAAGGAAGTCGCCCAGCAAATAAATTTATAGCAACTGATAACTGAGCCCACAAAGTTAACTATGTGCAGAACAGCGCCATCTAGCGGTTGGGAcagggggggggtgttgggggcTGGGGGGCTAAACACAAGACAAATTAAACTACACTGCTGTCTGTCAAAATACATTTGCTCAGTATCCTAAGTGCTTATTCCCATAGGTgtgtgctggtgctggagccAACAGTCGTTGCGCCGGAGGCGGTGTACATCCTGGACCGGTCCAACACAGTGCCACACATGGATACTAGTTTAGTTACATGAGTTTCACTACTTTCAGTGAACTTAAGGTCTACATGTTGAGCGTCAACTTTTACACCTTATCACAAATAAAACTGATAAGATAGATACTGAACAATTCAATCAAATGTAGAAATAGGACTAagttaaatatataattatgtGCTATGTGTATCTTTTTATGatgtaagtttttttttctcggCCAGGTATTGTTGATGAAGCCAGTTTCAATTACAAGGCCTGCATGCTCCAAAACAGCCTCATGCTTTAAAGTGCGAAACAACTGCCAGCCTAAAcgcttttattttaatgtgccTCAATGTAAGACAGGAAATTAATGCTGTATACTCTTCTAGGGAATGACAGTGAGGAAATTGAGGAAGTATGCTAATATTCCGCAAGAAGCCTGGATGCATCTGGGTCCTAGCGCCGATCCAAACTATAATGTAAATTACAATCCTGATAAATTATAGAAGTACTGAAGTTAACAATACTGTGTTACTTCTATAATATATAACAAATTGAGCTACTTAAAATGTGAATCTGTGCATGACAGGGCCACATTTAATTTAGAGGTTTTAAACTAGATGATGCTGTTTATGGGAATATGAAACATAACTACTGAATTTACAACAGCCCAGTTTATTAGCAAACCAGCAACCATACTTTACAAATTAGcttttatttgcacattttaaacTACAGCAAGGACCCAAATGAATACCAATACATTTAATTGGCAGATCTAAATATATTTAGTAAACACACATTGGCATTTCAAGTGATTCTTAAACAGTTTATTAGAAAGAtgcagacaataaaaaaaaagaatttccACTGTAATTCAACATTGTATCCCCTTAGATTTTATTGACAGTGCAAATATAATTTGGTCATTACATGTTGCTGTATCATTCTGACACCTCATCACCAGGGGAGGCTTTATTCTACATGAACAAATGGAAAGAACCTAGATAATAGCAACAAACCACATAACGCTGAGGTCCAACCAAGCTTCAAGCTCCTTATCAGCTGCACATTTCACCTAGCTTTTGCAGTGTAACACGAGAGTGCATGTTAGGTGGGTATGAAGAGAAACCGTTATTGATATTAACTGGAATTCATTTAGGCAATATTTAAATAGTGCTCTAATGATCTCAGAATATTCTAAACATTAAACAAGTAGTAAGGGAAACACTGAAACAGTATGCTACGAAAACAAAGAATGGTTGCCTGCATATCTAATTTACGCCACATGGTAGTTTTTGGAGGAACCTAATCAGTCAATGCAAAGTTCTTCAGATGTACACGGCTAGTGTTCTCAAACTTAAAACCACATCCTTGGGAATAAGTCTCTAATCATTTTAATTCACAATCTGTTTGCAAACAAATTGTAAATATCTTAAAACCTATTGTTCAGCTGAGGACAACTATACACTATACTTTtcagaaaggaaaaacaaaaagacatgtGCTTAGTTGTAATATTTAACAATAAAATAAGATACCCCAAAGGTGCAGTACAGCAAATGGAAGTGGAGATAGCTGCTCTGTACAATACCATGCATATCAACCTTCAGTGAACTGATTCGTCAAGAGTTTGGAGCTGAGGCTATGGATTTAAATATGGCTACTGACATGATGTACAGTTTGTCACTGCCTTCAATTTCAAGATATATATTTGTTAATTTTCTTCTTGCCCTCTGTTATCCATTTTCTTTCCAGAGTTGTATGGTATTCTATTCCAAATCTGGCATTTCTGAAAAAGAGCGGCAAAAATAAAGCATTAATCCAACAAAAAGCACTCcatgtccatcacaatatgactTTCAGCCCAATACATGTtgcttgttgaactgccggACAGGGCACAAAAAAAGGCACTCAAATGTAATCTTCATCCGAGTTCTTATAGATTCATTAACACTTACTCTCATCATCGCTATCTGCAGACTCATCCTAAAAGACACAAGGGTACATGGCATTGGCATCGTGTAGTGTAATTGCTTAGTTGCCTAGAAATTAATTTAGGGTGGGGTGTCTTACATCATCTGCACCATCTAGATCAGGTAGGTCATCTTCACCTCCCATGTTGTTCATCATCTGTAATGTTAAACCCATAGTGTTAAACACATTGTATTACTTttacaacttaaaaaaaattgtaGATTTTTTAGATTTACATCTGAGAACTGATCGAAGTTGCCCATTTCCTCATCTGAGTCGTCCTCCCAGTCTTTCCAGTTGTTAAAATCGACACTGAGCCAACtcagctgtgaaaacaaaatcactATTGCTTACGCCAGACATAGAATAGTTAATTctagtattttattattttagattCCCTTAATGTTTGCATGTACTtaccctgtctgtgtgtgtgtgtgtgtgtgtgtgtgtgtgtgtgtgtgtgtgtgtgtgtgtgtgtgtgtgtgttactgacCTTAGCCTTTTCTTTTGTTAGCCTCGGCCATGCCTTCCCTGGCTGTGCTTTTCGTAAATAGCACAATACTGAGCGATCTGTACGTTTATGTTTGGATTCCTGGGATGAAGAATAAATGtgtcaaaacatttcaaattGTATTATGTACATAGTGTAGTTTTTCAATACcaacacagtcaaaacaatttTTACAATACAACTTACATTCTCATCAATAGCGTCAAAAAGGTCTATTTCATTCTCATGTTTGACATTGTCAGTTCCTCCAAGAcaactgtgtaaaaaaaaaaaaaaaaaagacaagatgaGTTGCATTCCATCATTTCATCCCCTTGTGCCGCACTTctatactaaaaaaaaaaatggctgaGGGATATGCTGCTCAAATTGCCCAAATGTCCATCCAATACTTGCCCTCATCCACTCTCCATCCACTAAGTGTTTcaagcacatttttattttgatcaCAAAAACCACTGAAGATGTTTAAATTGTTAAAGCATCAGAAATAGCTCAGGATGAAACTGATCAATAAATCTAAAAGGTTTTATGTAATTTCAGAAAGTTTCAaggaagtgtaaaaaaaaacaataaattcaTAACTTTTTACGTGTTAGTGGTCGGCTATAACGAGGCAAACATACCTGAAACCACACTTTGTTTTATCAAAATTAACTTTAACATCTTTGCTGTCTGC from Betta splendens chromosome 7, fBetSpl5.4, whole genome shotgun sequence encodes:
- the ptges3b gene encoding prostaglandin E synthase 3b, coding for MHPATAKWYDRRDSVFIEFCIADSKDVKVNFDKTKCGFSCLGGTDNVKHENEIDLFDAIDENESKHKRTDRSVLCYLRKAQPGKAWPRLTKEKAKLSWLSVDFNNWKDWEDDSDEEMGNFDQFSDMMNNMGGEDDLPDLDGADDDESADSDDEKMPDLE